One genomic segment of Candidatus Limnocylindrales bacterium includes these proteins:
- a CDS encoding CoA transferase, with amino-acid sequence MSLKDAVDLIRDGSKIAVGGNSLHRSPSAIIREIARQKKKDLEIIKTAGAYDIDLLCAAGCLGAVSAGFVGFEAEFGLAPNFRKAAESGQIQVKENSCYTVISGLRAAAYGIPFQPTAGLWGSELPEAAGFKKVQDPYSGVEVYVVPALKPDWAILHVQVCDPYGNARIYGSTFEDVLMAKAAGGVILSTEQIVSSQELSTQPELTQIPGIFVKAVVEVPRGAYPCSCYPYYDYDGDHIRQYLELSTDGDRLEEYLYSMDMEVVGS; translated from the coding sequence GTGAGTTTAAAAGATGCCGTAGATCTTATCCGGGATGGATCCAAGATTGCCGTTGGGGGTAATAGCCTTCATCGGTCTCCATCGGCTATCATTCGGGAGATAGCGCGGCAAAAAAAGAAAGATCTGGAGATTATTAAGACGGCCGGAGCTTATGATATTGATTTGCTCTGTGCGGCCGGGTGTCTGGGAGCCGTCTCTGCAGGATTCGTTGGATTTGAGGCGGAATTCGGTCTGGCACCTAATTTCAGGAAAGCTGCCGAGAGTGGCCAGATCCAGGTTAAAGAAAATTCTTGTTATACGGTTATATCTGGATTACGGGCCGCTGCATACGGGATTCCTTTTCAACCTACTGCCGGGCTTTGGGGGAGTGAACTGCCGGAGGCTGCAGGATTTAAAAAGGTTCAAGATCCTTATTCAGGGGTAGAAGTTTATGTGGTTCCGGCTCTAAAGCCGGATTGGGCTATCTTGCATGTACAGGTGTGTGATCCTTATGGAAATGCACGGATCTACGGTTCTACCTTTGAAGATGTCTTAATGGCTAAGGCGGCAGGAGGAGTTATTCTCTCCACCGAACAAATCGTATCTTCTCAGGAATTGAGTACCCAACCCGAATTAACCCAAATTCCAGGTATATTTGTAAAAGCCGTAGTCGAAGTTCCCCGGGGCGCTTATCCTTGCAGTTGCTATCCCTATTACGATTATGATGGGGATCACATTCGTCAGTACCTTGAACTCTCCACCGATGGGGATCGTTTGGAGGAATATCTTTATTCCATGGATATGGAGGTTGTTGGGAGCTAA
- a CDS encoding CoA-transferase yields the protein MWTISDIMAVSMARLLRNGETVFHGVASPLPMVAILLAKKLHAPDLIYINITGGIDPEPARLPHSTVHPELFKGSAIIFSLQDLFDLAARGDLDVAFLGGAQIDQHGRTNMTAIGSRQHPKIRLPGSAGSASIMPVVKRVILWRTRHDRKTFVERCDFITADGRVERVVTPLCIFKKVDNILQVESIHPHASREEVLANTGFEVRFLPDFHITPEPTPEELKWLSEIDPHRVRDIEFS from the coding sequence ATGTGGACTATTTCGGATATCATGGCCGTTTCCATGGCCCGTCTATTAAGAAATGGCGAGACCGTTTTTCATGGTGTGGCTTCCCCTCTTCCCATGGTGGCTATTCTCCTGGCCAAGAAGCTCCATGCTCCGGATCTGATTTATATCAATATTACCGGAGGGATAGATCCAGAACCAGCACGGCTTCCTCACTCTACGGTCCATCCTGAGCTTTTTAAGGGATCGGCCATCATCTTTAGTTTACAGGATCTATTTGATCTGGCAGCCCGGGGCGATTTAGATGTTGCCTTTTTAGGAGGAGCTCAAATTGATCAACACGGGCGAACAAATATGACGGCAATAGGATCTCGCCAACATCCTAAAATTCGCCTTCCCGGAAGTGCAGGAAGTGCTTCCATTATGCCGGTGGTAAAAAGGGTCATTCTCTGGAGGACACGCCATGACCGTAAAACTTTTGTAGAGCGATGTGATTTTATCACGGCAGATGGGAGGGTTGAGCGGGTTGTCACCCCTTTATGCATTTTTAAGAAAGTGGATAATATCCTCCAGGTTGAAAGCATTCATCCCCATGCTTCACGTGAAGAAGTCCTTGCAAATACAGGTTTTGAAGTCCGATTCCTTCCCGATTTTCATATAACTCCTGAACCCACCCCTGAAGAGCTTAAGTGGCTTTCAGAAATCGATCCCCATCGGGTTCGAGACATTGAATTTTCATAA